Part of the Candidatus Thermoplasmatota archaeon genome, CGCCAACCACAAACGTGGCCGCTTCCTTGCGGGCGCGCTTCTCCACGGCTTCGACCTCGCTCAGGGAAGCCGACGCGGCCGCTTCGTGGACGACCTTGACGCCCGAGGCGGAGAGCGACTGCTCGACGGCGTCGCCGGCGATCTTTCGCGTGCGCGGGCCGGCGACGAGAAGCGCCGTTCCGTGCAGCTCCACGTTGGAACACAGCGTGCCCGCTTCCGACAGGACGCCGTGGCCCACGAGCACGTGGCGCGGAAAGACCATGAGCTTGGACTTCCGGAACTCGCCCATTGCCGACGCCGGACTATACCGCGCCCGAATATAAAACGGGCGGGTGCGCCGGCGGAACCTAACGCATCGGCCGCCCCAGCGCCCGCTCCATCTCCTCGTACGGGTCCTCGGGGAAGGCAAGCGGAGCGACCTCGGAGAGCCGACGCACGAACCGCCATTCTCCGATGGATTCCTCCGCGTGCGGCCGCCAGTCGGGCACGGGGGGACCCAGAAGTCCCTCGAACACCCAGGCGGTCCCATTGGCCTTTTCCTGCCGCACGAGGAGCCGCGCATCGACAAGCTCGCGCCCGATCTCCTCGCGGAACTCGCGAAGCGCGCAGGCGAGCGCGTCCTCGCCCGGCTCCAACCGTCCGCCCGGCAGCTCCCAACCGCGCGACCGGTGCAGCGCGACGAGGAAGCGCTCCCGCCGCGAGTTTTCGAAGCAAACCACGACCGTGTACGCGACGCCCGTGCCCACGCGATTCGGGCAAGGGGCCGGATCGGTAAAAGAGAATGCTTTTGACGCCGGAGGGGATGGCCCCGGCGTGGCCGACCCGGAATCGGCGGAGGCGACCGCGGCGTCCGACGACGCGCCAGCGCCCGCGCCGCAGCCGCCCGAGACGCCCGGCGCCGCGCGCGAGCGGCTGGCGGAGTTCTATGCCCGAAACAAGAGCGCGCTCTGGACCGCGGCCATCCTCGGCCCCATGCTCGTCGTCCTCGTCGGAAACTTCGTCGCGCCGCAGATCTTCTG contains:
- a CDS encoding NUDIX domain-containing protein translates to MGTGVAYTVVVCFENSRRERFLVALHRSRGWELPGGRLEPGEDALACALREFREEIGRELVDARLLVRQEKANGTAWVFEGLLGPPVPDWRPHAEESIGEWRFVRRLSEVAPLAFPEDPYEEMERALGRPMR